In Aethina tumida isolate Nest 87 chromosome 2, icAetTumi1.1, whole genome shotgun sequence, the DNA window gcaatagagacagtaagtctcccactatGGGATAGACTTCTGTCTCTTTCAAGCATGAagtctctctctaaattcagacgggtcaaaaGCTTTTCCTgctgtaaatttttttaacattattcttATATCTAGATTCTGTATAGatcataaatttagaattctTTTTCTAAATACTCCACCTAACAAaactgtacatttttattttacagacaAAAAGGCAAATATGTGTTTATACTTGGTGCATCACTGTAGTAAGTGTAcctttttacttctaaaatgTAAGCTTAACGTGAACTGCGACTTCTGACAACTGATTTATTAGACTTACAATATaagttatattgttttaattaggcAATTACTTACACTAtagttagtttatatttatatactaatattttctttgtttagtaTTACTAAGTATTGTTATTAGTAAATTACATGATTTTGGAATTCATAtcctcaaataaataaatattagaataacaaaaacaaaaacgattataacaaatttatttcacacatgttttacattttaaatatgaacataTTTACAATCACAATGGTCCAAAACAATACTAACAAGGAACAGGACAACAAGGTGGACTCGGCATAGGACAACAGGGCGGTGGTGGACATACTGGAATAGTGGGAGTGACGGGCACAATTTGCCCAACAGGTATCAATGGTGGTGGTGAGGGACATATTGGTGGTGGACACGGTGCCTTGGGAATTATTGGCAGACAAGGCGGACAACATGGTGTACAACAAGCAGTTGGACAAGGCACACAAGGAGCTGGGCAAGGTGGACAGCAAGGAGCTGGACAGGGAGGACAACAAGGAGGTGGACAAGGAGGGAGACAGGGGGAAGGACAACAAGGAGGGGGACAAGGTGAGGGACAAGGTGCGGGACAACATGGTGCTGGGCAACATGGGAATTTGACGTAAGCTGGATAACATTGATACTCATCAAGTCCGTTACATTTAGGCCCACGTCTACCCAAATGTTTGCCTCCTGAAAACTCGCTAGGCCCACAACATGGAGGATTTAATAGACACTCTGGTGCTCCTTGACATTCACTTCTTGGGCAGCTATCTTGAAGTCCAAAATGCTTCTCACAATCGCAGCCAATGTATAATATACTGGCCCTTAATTCCCTGGATTTTGATCTTCGCACGGGACAACACGGCTTGGGTCTTCGGTAGCAAACCATCATGTCGGGTGGATTACATGGAACGCATGGCTGTTCTTCCGGACAGGGATTGCAAATGGGTACGCACGGCGGTGGTGCCGGCATGCATATTGGCAGGGTTGGTGGGACTGCCGGACAGCATGGTGGTGCACAGCACAAGGGGACCGGATTGGACCCCGGGCAGCACGGTGGTGGACATGGTACTCCACATGGAGGTGGCCCGCATGGTGGACAAGCTGGTGGACACGGAGATGGACAAGCCGGTGCGCATGGTGCTGGACAACAAGCCGGTGCACATGGCGATGGGCAAC includes these proteins:
- the LOC109600790 gene encoding uncharacterized protein LOC109600790; the protein is MVDFCKAAKRKNLLCDLKNLMDSMEKPCCPVAPCGPVIEIYDPLPKPCVPVVNPCCPSPCAPACCPAPCAPACPSPCPPACPPCGPPPCGVPCPPPCCPGSNPVPLCCAPPCCPAVPPTLPICMPAPPPCVPICNPCPEEQPCVPCNPPDMMVCYRRPKPCCPVRRSKSRELRASILYIGCDCEKHFGLQDSCPRSECQGAPECLLNPPCCGPSEFSGGKHLGRRGPKCNGLDEYQCYPAYVKFPCCPAPCCPAPCPSPCPPPCCPSPCLPPCPPPCCPPCPAPCCPPCPAPCVPCPTACCTPCCPPCLPIIPKAPCPPPICPSPPPLIPVGQIVPVTPTIPVCPPPPCCPMPSPPCCPVPC